A region of the Aethina tumida isolate Nest 87 chromosome 3, icAetTumi1.1, whole genome shotgun sequence genome:
GATGGGTATGATTATGGTGGTGTGTAAGGTGTGATTTAGCCAATTGGGCACTAACACATCCAGAGGCTCGGCATAAATGAGACTCCTGTCGTAGTGATAGAGACACCAGAACACCGAAACGGTCAATAGAGTCATCGGCACTACGTAGGCGTGGAATATGTAGCTTCGAGTTTTGTGGACAAATCTTTGTAGTTCCGAGGGGCCGTGCCAAGCTCTTAGTAATATGTCACAAACGGCGGTGCCCAAGAAGAATATCTGCGCAGCCTGAAAAATATCACGATTGGTGATTACCCACCCAAATCACAAGGGGAAAATTTGGTATTAATGAACTATTAGCATAAGCATgacataaattgtaaattatgagTGAACCACGTGGCgtgtgaattttaaaattagttatttatgtcagtattatactaatataaataaagtaattttataaatatacttacgAAGTTCCAAACTGTGATAAACATGTACCAGTAATCGTCTACAACTCTCATTTCTCCGGTTGCTTTACCCGGAGGTGTGTAATTCGACACAAAgacataaaacattaaaatcatcAAGTAAAAGAATAGTGTGGAAGCTTGGcccacataataaataaatggttgTCCCGAAGTCATTTTGGAAAATATgtgattttaaagaaatacgAAGCGTATAGACGATTACCAGTATATTCACTTCAACGTTCGACGAAGAAATGCGCAGAAATTGAAATTACTACACATTAAGTGGCCTTTTTTAggcaaaaaattatgttaaatttcataaaaacacaacaattttataaaattcacccttttttataattgtttttaaaacaatgaaacaaACAGGAGGTattccatataaatatatttaaaatacaaattaattaaagtaaataaattaaatacaataatttaaggaCTCAATGGTAAATCCCTGTTAACAAAACAtgggtaaaaattattaattataatattgcaCTTACCAAAGTCCATGTAGAAAAAAATAGTTCTGCGTAATTcacatacaaattattttttttagttgtcATTAAAAATCGCATCATAAATCCATTAACGGAGACAAATAATAAGGGTACATAAATTACAGCCGTTACACATATCCAGGTAAAGGACAATTTCCTTCTGGACTCCAGTATCCTCCTctgaatcatttttaaaatttattcagtttattattgctaattaagaatataaacggaatattaaaaatgttaggtATATTAAGTTGATGTTTTGATGCgggtgtaataaaaataaacacaacttGCTGAAACAGTCCATCAATTGGTGGATAGGTGACAGTGATTATAGTATAccgaatgttttatttattcaatattatgatTATGAATAGTTTTATTGCAATAAACCAAAACTGACTGACTTAAAACTTTTctcaaattgaagaaaaattattctaaGGCATTGAAAGTGATGAACAAGATTAAAGGTTCCTTCAAGACATAGTTGGAAAGAAGTAAATATGACGTGGCTTCTGGAATGAACATattgtgtgttttataaactttcttctttttcatttttcctcATCCTAACATCTTTTTCATCTTCATAGTTTATACGAATTTTGTCCAATCTAAATTCTGActtctgaattttttattgtaattaaactaACTTTTctcaaatgaaaatgaaattaaactaaGGAATTGGAAGTATTGAACAAGATGACAGGTTCCATCAAGATATTGCTGAAAACAAGAAAAGATATCAAGACTTTTCGAATGAATATATTGTGACGTACTGTTTCTTATTCTTTATAAGTTAAAAGTTacttttaatactaatattttcGATTCACTACTTTAAAGCCATTTTTCTCTTTATctcttttctttat
Encoded here:
- the LOC109602715 gene encoding androgen-dependent TFPI-regulating protein → MTSGQPFIYYVGQASTLFFYLMILMFYVFVSNYTPPGKATGEMRVVDDYWYMFITVWNFAAQIFFLGTAVCDILLRAWHGPSELQRFVHKTRSYIFHAYVVPMTLLTVSVFWCLYHYDRSLIYAEPLDVLVPNWLNHTLHTTIIIPIIVEFLLPKHEGFISAKTAVIGITILMVIYQALHDWIYHSTGIFLYPFYKGMGFGTRLICIFFLYILTCAFAVFGVYVQDLKKPSSSGRRSRAQRQRERVHPHNE